The stretch of DNA TGCCACGCTCTTGGACATGTAATGTCGAATGTCTCGTTTGCAGCTGTCGCTGTGTCTTTCACACATACCATTAAAGGTAAGAATATGAtagtacaagtatttttaagGATCTAGTGTCCGGATCAACTGGACAGAATTGGTGTGTCTTCTTCCTTTAAATTCTTGATTTCTTCCGCTGATTGTGGTCTCCAATGATCTGTACTGAAAATATCAATGACAAGTTTCCCAAAAAGAAGGaaaggaaatgtataataacaCCTAAACGAAACACAGATGAGAAAACGCTCATCAAACTAACCGCTTTCTTATACTGTTTTCAACAGCATTGGAGCCATTTTTCAATGCTGGTGCATCACAGTTTGTATTAGGTCACCAGATTCCGTTACCCCTGTGGCTCTCGCTAGCCCCTGTTGTCATTGGTAAGCAAACAGTCACAACGATTTTCAAGAACTGAATCCATTCAGTTATTCAATTATTTTGACAGAATCTTACAAGAAATCATGAGTCTTTTTagtaaatattattttgatatcagaaactCTCTCTGTAGGTGTGTCAATGGCATCATTGACAGAACTTTCATTTAACTGGACTGGTTTCATTAGTGCGATGATTTCAAATATTGCATTTACCTACAGAAGTATTTATTCGAAGAAAGCAATGGTACATTCTATTATTACAGACATTGGCAAGAAATTTCATCGTTTGTGTCATTACGAAACCTTTTTATTGGAAATTCATGCATGTTCATTTTTACAGACAGGAATGGACAGTACAAATGTCTATGCTTACACATCAATAATAGCCCTCCTTTTCTGCCTTCCACCAGCAATATTTGTAAGTTTTCTTCAAACTTTCTATAGGAAATTCTTTGAAAAACAGTTAATTGATGCCTTCTTTCGCTACTCTTTCCAGATCGAGGGTCCACATCTGATGCAGTATGGATTCAAGGAAGCGATTGCTAAAGTTGGACTGTATAAATTCTTGTCTGATCTCTTCTGGATTGGAATGTTCTACCATTTGTACAATCAGGTTATCAAGAGCTACTATTATTTGATCTCTGAATTATAAGGATGTGATCCAACAGTATATGATCTCATTGATGCCAAAGACAGATTTGGAAATTTTGATAACTGGGGCATCTTAGTGTATTTTGATCGGAGGAAAACTCAAAATCACTAGTGAAAAGTTCCCAACCAGGTATTTTCAAAATCCCAAATCAGTGTTTCACAAATACAGAAATAACTGGTATCTGTTTCATTTGAAAATTGCAGGTAGCAACAAACACATTGGAAAGGGTTGCACCGCTTACGCATGCCGTTGGAAATGTGTTGAAGCGAGTCTTTGTGATTGGATTCTCCATTGTTGTATTTGGTAAGTACACCTGCTCTTCTTGCATTTTGATTTCCAATGTCAAAATTTAGCTTAAGCTTAACACAGTAGTCTCAGTCTATTTTGTAAGAAAAGTCAAATCATAAAACTTTGTAAACACCTAAAAAAATTTCTAGCCAACTCAGAATATTCTATTATATGACTTTATGAGCAATTTAAAACTTGTCTGACAAACTGCTGAGAGATCCTGCTTTTATTTTGTTCCCAATTTCATTCGATGCTTTGGCCAAAAAAAATTGGGCAGGCAATAAGATCTCCACACAAACTGGGATTGGTACTGGAATAGCCATTGCTGGAGTTGCTCTCTATTCACTGATCAAGGCCAACATGGAGGAGAAAAAAAGGGTAACACATGTcacgaaatatttttattgctttGAAAAAACTCACGATTCGAGCCACTTATGAATCGTTACATTTCTTGCAGAAAGCTGCTAAGATTCCGGCTTCCTAATGCAGCCATACAAGAATTCACATGTAATTTTCCTTTCAAAATTCACTTGCAATAAAGGAAATGCAGAGGAATAAAGGTCTACACATAGATTCAAGAATTTTTCCCGATGCTTCGTAATGTAAAGTAAGCTTTTTGGCCAAACCTACAAGCTTGAAAAATACCAGGAACGGAATATATAAAATGGCAAACTGCTTGACCCgtaaatatgattttatatataaaatcatgattttttttaaagactAAGCGACCACATATGACAAttcagttttatttttttaaaaaaaaattgcaaaatcGCACAATAATAGTCCCTAAAATACTGAAATACTTTATTGATAATATACAATACAATTACCAAGtaaaggaaaaaaatttaaatagtaATATTTTGCAAAGATTTAAAAAATGTGAGGCAAGCGTCACATCGAACTTCAagcttaaaaaaatttagaacgAGATTAAGCGTGacgtttttttagttttttttttttaaatattttaattatattaagtcGATTAATAGATTAGATAAcacataaacaaaaaaaattaagaataatTACATAAATTTTCAAGTTACCAAAAATATAAGTCTCAAAATCACAAATTATGTAGATAAAAACTTTTGCTGACAATTGTTGGGTAAAGTGTCGTCTCTTATTAGCAAATAAATGAAGGGTATAAGAAATTTTTTAGGGTAAGTTTATTGTGATATTGTTTTACGAATTTATATCCTCAAGATATGTTAAGTTGATCCATATATgtaatgaaaaaataatattttaacattaagggtgtgtttggttgagtggattaaataaggatagattaatagtccaatatttatcgttaaaattttaagttgttttaataatcattttgatccggtttaagatctaattttatggataactatttgattaataaaattggatcttaaaccgagtcaaaatgattattcaaacatcttaaaattttaacgatatatatttgactattaatctatctttatttaatacactcaaccaaacacaccctaaatgtaatattttttcatatgtCAGGCCGAATTGGAAATATATCTCATAAATTTGATATGTACTTCTCTATCATAAGaatttttgtgaattttctATTTTGATgcatttacaattttttttcgtttaaaaaatttatattatcaaatattgttatttaaaataaaattgataaaaaataactaattaacttaaaatactatataaaaaaactattttttttttgtctctTTTCACTCTTTTCGCTCTCTTTACATGCTTAATATGGTCAACCAAAGTGATGTAACTTGAGCCACAAAACAAAGTGATTGGCGTCGGGAGTTGCCTGATGAAAACATTATGACACTCAAGTATGTAGTTGTGCAGTAAAAGTTCCAAAGAACTACAACATTGGACTAAAAGAGATTGTATCTTAAAAATGAGATAATTTGaactatttatatattttcgGAGAGTTTCACGGGTTTTGGtccagttgaatttataaagcCTTGATAAAGAACATCGATAAACAATTAAAAAGAGATTGAGCTCGATTTAATGTGATGAATAATGAGCAATCTAATGAGCTAAATCATAATTGGATCATAACTCATCACAAAGGGTGGATGATTTTTTTCACATTGTTGTCCAAAACGGATCTTTTTCCTCATATTTCACGCTTAATACCCAATTTTTCTTGCTTGTTAGAACACCGATATTTTGTACAATGCTGAGTCCAAATGTAAACTTCAGGACCAAATTAATATCCAGGACAGAGTTAGGTGGGTTCTTGAGTATACAGTGGTGAGTGAACCACAACTCAATATTATTTTTGCAGAGAGCAAACCGTGCAAGGGGCCCCCTTGTCCTTCGATATAATAATTTAGTGGGGGCACTTTCACTCGCAAAAATCTTCAAAAAATTATTATGTCAGTGACCGTTCGACGTTTGATTTTTGGGAGGTTTGTTTTTAAATTTCCATATGCATAGTTGTATTTATTTTCGATCTTTAATATATCAAAAAAATTTCTTCAGTCTCTTGTTTATATAAATGTTAATACACTCACTGGTCCCATGTTTATTTTTcggataaatatatattaatatcatattttcaatgttttgtagCGATTTTCATACTAGAAAAGACTATCATTGATACAAATACTAATGATACATGATATCAGCATCaaatatgaaatattttatacCCAATTATCATACAGTAGTACcaaattttcaatgttttgtatCGAATTTCATCCGAGAAAACAATTGGAGAACCAAGAAGTAcacaaacattttttttttgtgaatcaCGACTACAATGTTTTTTTTATCCGACAAGAACTAAACACAAATACAACCATTAAACACAAATACAACCATTATAAGTTTATACACAAATACACAGCTTGTAAGTTCATAACAAGAAGATCAAGCATGCATTCGCATCAAGTCTCTTGTCGGAGTGCGTATGTAAATAAACAATATATGTGTAGAGTTCAGCAAAGTGACCAGCATAGACGACTATCGCTCTCTCGAATTTTAAATCTTCGTCTAGTTAAATGAAAACCCGATCTTCAGTAAACACAACAGATGTTCATATATCTGCGTGTATCTATCTGTTTATTCATTATTTGTAATGAAAGAGTATTTTAGTTATGTTTTTGGTGTACAATGTCTTGAAATACTAAAATAACATCCCAACTTTTAATGTACGACGAAAATGAgagcaataaaaaaataattaggaaaatatatataaaatttctaGCATCATTATCAATGCCtcgtaacaaaaaaaaaaaaaaaaaacatttttaagaCAACAAAATTGAACAAGTGACGAGTTAACCCTCCATTTTGACCAAGCCGGGTAGGAATTTTATCAAGTTGACAAgtttatgaccgttgggaaTAAAAAATAAGCCCAGAAACACAAAAACACGCACATAGTACAATCAACAATGAAGTCGAGGGTACATCGTAAAGTTTTTTGGATTTTTATTAGAATATATTTTTGGCTAATATTAGCTCatatatgatatatgcatgaaaAGTAACTTATATTGACACCAATAAATCCTTTCACTGTCAAAAAATCCTCTCACCTTTTTCCTACACAGTTCTCTTCACCGGATTTTCTCTAGAAGTCTTGAAGATCGTGAACATCATGGCTGTTTTTGTAGTGTATTTGGTGATTCTGTTTGCCATGGCTATTCATTCAGGTATTATTCTTGGCTTTTGTTAGCGTGTATAGTCATCCGTACGTATACATTTGTCACTTTAGAAGGGCAGTAAAGGGCTTGCAAAGATGTGAACTTTATCCATTTTCTTGATATTTTACTACAGTCTCTTGCTATTTTTGCGATAATTTTGTGGATTATTGATTCACAGATGCAACTTATTGCGTTTGCAATAGTGGGCAGAGTGATTCAGTTCTCCAGAAAAACATAGATTATGCTTGTGGAAATGGAGCTGATTGTTCAGCAATACTTCAAAATGGGGCTTGTTTTAACCCAAACACTGTCAAGGACCACTGTAATTATGCTGTTAACAGTTATTACCAGAGGAAGGCCCAAACTTCTGGGAGCTGTGTTTTTGAAGGCACGGCCACTGTTACTGCAAATGCCCCTAGTAAGCCCTCAATACATTCACAAAAGAGTCTTCTTTTTAatccattaaaaaaaaaactcatcttTTGTCCTATTGTTGTGCTTTGTTGAAAATTCGCAGATGCTGTTAGTGGATGCGTGTATCCATCTAGTTCAAGGTTTggtgttctttttttttttttttgttagctGTCTTGGATgtcattatattatttttattaacagGAAATGTAGTTGAATGAGAATAAAAAGTATGCAGTGAACTGGGACAAATCATCCCGCATTCCAATGTAAAGATCTGAGCAAACCATTGGAATGAACGCTGGTCCAAGACTGTTGGTCCCATCAGAGTCCTCGTCTCTACAGATATTTAACCGCCGAGTAGTATAGATAAAAAAGAAGAGTGGCTTCTGAGTTCTTTGAAGTTCCCTACTAGTGAAATGAAGAAAGTTAAAATCTTGTGTACCAATATTGTGAAAACTTTTCACTGGTTCTGAGGTTTAGTTCTGATATAATAAGTTGCTGGTCCCATGGTATCAAGAGATTGTAGGTATGAACTGATTCCTATGGGCAATGGCTTCAGCTAAAATGCCAACTTCTACCAAAAAGTTTCAAAGATTTTGGAACAAAGAATTACAGCAGATCTAATTGCAATTTTTTAAGAGAGTTTTTAATGCAACTGGCTACACATAAATTTAATACATCGATACAATAATGTGAGCTTTATTGATCAATTTGTCCTTTTCTTTGTCACCATTGCATGTTCTGCATCTCAGATTAGGCTTTGTTTATGACTTGCcatattttaatactgaattagTTATATTATTCGTTTGCAAATGAGGTTATATTATTCTTTTACAAAGTAGGCTTGCTAAATTAGACATATTGGATATTCAGTGTATCTTGATTCTATTCAACTCCTATGCAGCAACGGTGGCAGCAGCGTCGGAGGAACACCTACAAACAGCAGCGGCACCAACCCAGGTACGTTTACAGGATCAACATTGCCTCCAGGTGGATCCGGATTCGACAGCAGTGCTACACAACTGTCTCAAAGCACAATGGTCGCTATGCTATTACCATTCTTCTTTTCAACCTTCTTCCTTTATGGCTTGATGTGATTAAGAATGTTAAGGAAAGACAAATGTGAGTGCAAGAAGATATAATTGACATGAGGGTCAGGTGTGCACTTGGAGCTTTCTTTTTGTATTCCTCATCAAGTGAGGAATGGGGAAAAAAGACTCGGGGGAGATTATATTTTCCCCTTTTGAGTTGGGGGTGTGTCGTATCTTGCTCTCCTGTATAGATTTTTCCAACGCATATCTAGACAGGAAAGCATCAAGTCTttgttatttgtttattttttgtttttatgaatGAGATCTTGAGACCCTTGTGTTTCATAGCTATGCCAAACCAGCAGTCGCTATTACTCGATGCGTGCTGATTAAATCACGGCCTAGGCCGCAAGCCACACTATTCATGTATGCGACAAAATCGAGAGAAGTTGTTGGTAGGAGAAATCGAACACATGATTATTTGCAAATGTCCACTTTCGTCAACTTAGATACTCCTTGATGAcattttgtaaaatattattataattggTGTGATATTGTTAGGCTAATTAGTAAACATTGGTCTCCACAATATCCTCAATTTATGAAAACaaaatacattaaaaaaaaaattcaaacatgATATTTCGTTGCACGTGAAGAAATACTCGAATTGATAATTTAATAGTGTCTTGATGAATGTGCGACTGTTCTctaataaattttcaaattctaatTATGCGAGGGTTTTTTTTTCAAGTTCATCCTTTCCGCAACACACACTGTAACAAAGTTTTCTTGTAGTCGTTGAAATTATTTGTCGATAGAAATGGTACAAAGAATGCATTTTGGACTGAGTTTTTCATAAATACGAtaataatcattttttttaaaaaagtcaaTTGTTTCGATACCTGGATTCTTGAGAATCAAATATGCCCCTAAACGTGAAATCTTCTTTCATTCTCTGTTTGATCTTGAATCTGATACTGAGAAAACCCTTGAACATTTTATTCCTTCTGTTAGTAAGTTGGATTCAGAAGGGACCGACGAAGATATTCGTAGGCAAATCCCATAACcaatttgaatttatatgatAAGAAGATTCAAAAGCACTGAAAGAATGCGCTGAACGTTCTTCATAAGCAAAAAATCGGGTCCAAAAATCAGTTAAAATATTAGTGCAAATCAATGCAGCCAACAACATAAATCTACAATGaataaaactttttttttagGAAGGGGGTCTTGAATAAAAGCTTAGACTTTTTTGAGACAGGTTAAACCGGCTGGTATGTCTACTTGTCCATCAACTTGAACAAAATCTGTAATTAACTTGGAGACAGCAGCAGGCTTCTCTACATGTGGGATATGACCACAATCTGGTACTTGCCGTATAATTGCATTTGGTAATTCACACTGTAGCCTCTGTGGATAGAGGAATCAAGTCATGTATGTCATCCTGTGTCTtagatataataataaataaataactgaaGAAGACCTACCACAGAGAGCTTACTGTCAATAATTTGATCATTTTCACCCCATATAACAAGTGCTTTCTGCTTTACCTGTACAAAGTAACATTTAGTTGGGAGTACAGATAGCAGGTCAATGCAATCACACGAGAGAGATAATCGCAGACGCTAAGAAAGAAAGATTATCATGTAATCCCATATTGATTCTGCGGTAATGTTCTGCAATCATCACAGGAGAGAGATATTTGCAGCCGCTATTAAAGAAATATCATATGATCCCATGTTGATTCTACAATAAGTAATGTTACGATCAAATGTTTACCATCATTTCAAAAGCTATAGTTAATAGAAAAAACGTAACTTTGGTTTATTATACGATGAAAATGGAGTCATATAATAAACTATGGGTGGACACAGAAGGGCCTGCATATATGTGTACCACTGGGACGGCTTTTTAAGCCTTAGGGAGTGTAGACCAAACTACCAACAAGAACACAGAAGAATTGATGGGTAACACCCCAACATCCCTCCCTCCCCCAAGAAATTGCTTTGGGGGAGGCTTGAATATATGACCTCACTCTAACCTGGTAGAGTGTTGCTACAAGGTCAGTATTGTGGTCGTGTGTTCACGTTAGAGGTTGTTTAGAATGCATGCAAGGAATACTGATATGTTAATCAAGATCGTCCAAAAATGGGTCATCATTGCCATCCCCTTCTCAAAGTATGTGCGCGAACAATTGTGAGTGGCTAATAAGCTTGAGAGTCAGCTCTCTCTTTGAACATATGGCCTAAACAAACTATCACGAAGTACAAGCAATGAGTAATTGACTGTTTTATCACCCCACTTTGTATAATAACTCAATTATCGCACTTAAACACAAACTTTCCTCCCACTTAAAAACCATGTCTGCTTCTTGAGCAAAAAGATATGTAAAGTTACCGGAGGAGTTTGATAGTTAGTAAGTGTTCATACATGCTGGACATACGAACTGACATTGTAGCCTCCACTTATCATAAAATCAACAGTCGCATCCTCCCACCAAGGTAATAGACAATGCAGACGACCAATCTGAATAAGACAATATGATTCACCTTTACCTTAAGCAGTAATATTGGTATACAACATCGATAACAACTTTGAATATGATGCGGAATTAATGCAAAATTTGAGCGATTCCTTTATAGCTTCACATGGCCAGGACATGTACTCGGATTCAGAATCAAAAGAAGAGGTTCAAAAGCCAAAACGTACTCCTAAAATTTCCACATCTTCTTCAAGGGCATACAGTTTGAGCCTTGAGTCCAAGGAATTGCAGAAAATAAATATGTactttgttgttttattttggttgccttTTTAGGACATTAGTTGTTATTTTAGGCACTCCTAGGGTTCAACTTATGTTTCAGATTATTTGGAAGGTTTTGGTCTAGTCCCCTTTCTGTGTTCTGTTTTTTAATAGCAATAATATTAGTGGCACAACTTCACCTCACAAAAAACATCAATAACAAACCGGAAATAAAAATACGCTAGTTTTCAATTGTTACATATATCAATACTCACATTTGTCCAGTCCACGCAAGTATTCCATGATAATCTATTAAATGCCAATGAAGTTGCATACAAGCGCAATGGAATGCTCTTCAATAAATACACCTGTCCAATAGGGGAATATACACAACATAATTTTTAGAGTTAAGATTGGAAGGTTTCGAAAGGGAAAGGAGTAATGGTACATCAATACGAGAAATTGGATTATGTTCAATAAAAACTTTAAATTGTTAAGATTGGGAGGTCTTGTGAAATTCTTCACGATCAGGTTTGTTTttcaaggaaaaatattttcgaGTTTGTCTGCTCGATATGGAAAAGGACATTATGAGGAGCCTCCTAAAACTATCAAATGTGCACGTCCAGAAAGGGCTGGACGAATTTCCCATCTAAAGGTACTTCAAGCTGTAATTGTATTGTGCCTCACGAGAAAGGCTCTCAATTCTCTTAAACAAAGTATACATTAaggtatagtttggtacatatGATAGGATAAGCATGTGAtaaataatataaggataagttaagataaataagatgtatgatattatatttaatgtttgatatgattttaataagagtgattaaatttatatattaaattataatgacaaaattaaccttatcataataaattttataatttcaaagttgttgtttcagttcatatttttatttgttcatacgtcgatagtgcttgcatgatttatttatttttgcctaattttatatattatataatatgataattgagaccttgattttgtgagtcaagtcaaatatcaatttttaatgttaatcggatgatactaataattttattaagatttataaaaattatttatataattatctcgaattcatttatatagttatcatattatataatttataaaaataaataaaaatattaatttgattttaatttatacctactagcatagatttataaaaatcatttataaattgagggtaattaagtcatttgtagtgtattttatccttaaataaaaattatcacaCCAAATAGAAGGGATATcttatccttctaaaaaattatttatcaagggccatgatattatcatgagctttttaaaaatgtaccaaacatgggatgaggaggattatttatcaattccTCCCTTATCCCATGTACCATACACAATAAACCTTGAAAGCTGTGTACAAAAGAGGTGATTGGGTTTCTAATAAATTGAAGAAGGCTAAAAACCTTATTTGACAGTATTTTTTCTTTCAACGTGAACACAAGATTCGACATAAAATTTGATCTAAAAATTGTTGAGAGACTTACCCCAGCATATGCCATCAGTTTAGGTAATTTAGCGAGGTTTCCTGTACCTTCAGCATAAACGCTTGCATCAATGAAAATCAGCTTATCAACCTAAAATAAAAGATAACATGAAATCCATAACGCCAGTCGTGGAAaaaccataaaaaataaaatcacaacAAAAAATGCATAAGATTTCAAGGCCATGCAACATTTACAGCTTGTGGATAGTTGACAACAAAATCAATGGCAACTGCTGCTCCTAGACTTGGTCCGACTAATGTCACGGGCCTTCTGATATAAGAATTCCAAAACTGTGGGAATGAATAGCAAAAGGTCAGTAAAGCTGCAAGCACTTTGACTCGGCCCATATCAGCACTGTCGGTGATTAAACAAAAAAACCAGCATCCAAATATCTTTAGGGATGAAAGGTCAGGTCACTTGATGTTTGGAATTGACGCAATCAAGTTATCAACTAAAGCATAACACAAAGGGAAATCTTGATTACCAAAATCTAGCAAATAAGACAGACAATAGGATCGTGTGTGGTAACACCACAATTTCATCATCAATTGGAATTGTTAGCAgaataatttaatcaattagacTAGTGGAAAACATGAGGCCTGACATAAGAATGTTTCGATGCAAACTTCAGTgtgatcaattaaaataaactaaaAAGAGACATTGTAATGGCACTCACGGAGGAAGCACACCTGGTATAGGTGATCACGTTTTGAAGCTACATTGCATGGGGGGAGATTCTCTAACAAAATGAAAGGGAAAAAACAGAAACAAGCATATATTGAGTCGTAGAATAATAATTCTTGCAATCTAAACCTTTAGGAAGTAAAAACGCAAAGGAGGAAGATAAAACTTGCCCAAATCAGAGAAGCCCCACCCTAGAATATCGAATGCCCACGTCTCCAACCCTGCCTCCTCAAGCAAGGGAAGCACATATCTCCATTCTAGCAAGGAGCTGAGTAATAAGAAGTGATAAACCGTGGAGACAAAAAAGATATCATCAATATCCTGAAAAGGCCATACTGAACTTATAGAACCAGACCTATCAAAACCATGAAGCAGAACTAGTGGACTGGTTTTGCTCAGAGTTTTTGGCTTCACACA from Primulina eburnea isolate SZY01 chromosome 6, ASM2296580v1, whole genome shotgun sequence encodes:
- the LOC140833458 gene encoding triose phosphate/phosphate translocator, chloroplastic-like isoform X1 translates to MASMSNIHLLQQSKSSSFYKQHATNSITSIANRRRTHVEFSTLSKKIQSPKPVIFSSTPLKFVGFNEILKHRDSHKSWITKAAAADAEGHEIEIANGSAKPGKSFAERFPALVTGFFFFTWYFLNVIFNILNKKVYNYFPYPYFVSAVHLLVGVSYCLVSWAVGLPKRAPVDKETLRILTPVAFCHALGHVMSNVSFAAVAVSFTHTIKALEPFFNAGASQFVLGHQIPLPLWLSLAPVVIGVSMASLTELSFNWTGFISAMISNIAFTYRSIYSKKAMTGMDSTNVYAYTSIIALLFCLPPAIFVSFLQTFYRKFFEKQLIDAFFRYSFQIEGPHLMQYGFKEAIAKVGLYKFLSDLFWIGMFYHLYNQVATNTLERVAPLTHAVGNVLKRVFVIGFSIVVFGNKISTQTGIGTGIAIAGVALYSLIKANMEEKKRKAAKIPAS
- the LOC140833458 gene encoding triose phosphate/phosphate translocator, chloroplastic-like isoform X2: MASMSNIHLLQQSKSSSFYKQHATNSITSIANRRRTHVEFSTLSKKIQSPKPVIFSSTPLKFVGFNEILKHRDSHKSWITKAAAADAEGHEIEIANGSAKPGKSFAERFPALVTGFFFFTWYFLNVIFNILNKKVYNYFPYPYFVSAVHLLVGVSYCLVSWAVGLPKRAPVDKETLRILTPVAFCHALGHVMSNVSFAAVAVSFTHTIKALEPFFNAGASQFVLGHQIPLPLWLSLAPVVIGVSMASLTELSFNWTGFISAMISNIAFTYRSIYSKKAMTGMDSTNVYAYTSIIALLFCLPPAIFIEGPHLMQYGFKEAIAKVGLYKFLSDLFWIGMFYHLYNQVATNTLERVAPLTHAVGNVLKRVFVIGFSIVVFGNKISTQTGIGTGIAIAGVALYSLIKANMEEKKRKAAKIPAS
- the LOC140834202 gene encoding PLASMODESMATA CALLOSE-BINDING PROTEIN 2-like isoform X1; the protein is MAVFVVYLVILFAMAIHSDATYCVCNSGQSDSVLQKNIDYACGNGADCSAILQNGACFNPNTVKDHCNYAVNSYYQRKAQTSGSCVFEGTATVTANAPNAVSGCVYPSSSSSVGGTPTNSSGTNPGTFTGSTLPPGGSGFDSSATQLSQSTMVAMLLPFFFSTFFLYGLM
- the LOC140834202 gene encoding PLASMODESMATA CALLOSE-BINDING PROTEIN 2-like isoform X2, whose amino-acid sequence is MAVFVVYLVILFAMAIHSDATYCVCNSGQSDSVLQKNIDYACGNGADCSAILQNGACFNPNTVKDHCNYAVNSYYQRKAQTSGSCVFEGTATVTANAPNAVSGCVYPSSSSNGGSSVGGTPTNSSGTNPGTFTGSTLPPGGSGFDSSATQLSQSTMVAMLLPFFFSTFFLYGLM